The following are encoded together in the Thermococcus sibiricus MM 739 genome:
- a CDS encoding DUF4350 domain-containing protein, whose product MNRVFYAIMLIVGVSIMIMPLSVPVFKSSADYSVLNTDWNGVSSFGKLLYSKGEITPVLSTYDSVNLGERKGTLIIVGPNLDFTNEEIVELRKFLENGNALILADDFGTGNEILEGLGLEQRFGRGELITPIYSKNHHYPVTAEIVDSDLSKNVERIVMYNPSVILNSQNALVYTPNSSIFKNNYGAFVIVEKVEHGNGEVILISDPDLFTNSLFRENEEFIKNLLDYASGPFYIDEAHHRDFNPYSSGTITIRRAVNKEFVFYYILLVAAIAFIIESGLWLRVLEKIFSLLLIFAREEKESLEEIIKSLEKDGLNRELLIKIINEIKNGSKLGGSHGR is encoded by the coding sequence ATGAACAGGGTTTTCTATGCAATAATGCTGATTGTTGGAGTTTCTATAATGATCATGCCCTTATCTGTCCCTGTCTTCAAGAGCAGTGCAGACTACAGCGTTTTGAACACTGACTGGAATGGTGTTTCAAGCTTTGGAAAGCTTCTATACTCGAAGGGGGAAATAACTCCGGTTTTAAGCACTTATGACTCAGTGAATTTGGGAGAGAGGAAGGGTACCCTGATAATAGTGGGGCCCAACTTGGACTTTACGAATGAAGAGATAGTGGAGCTAAGGAAGTTCCTTGAAAACGGAAATGCTTTGATTTTGGCCGATGACTTTGGGACTGGAAATGAGATTCTGGAAGGGCTCGGCCTTGAGCAGAGGTTTGGAAGGGGGGAGCTAATAACACCAATTTACTCCAAAAATCACCACTATCCAGTAACAGCAGAGATAGTCGATTCTGATCTCAGCAAAAACGTTGAGAGAATAGTTATGTACAACCCATCTGTAATCCTGAACTCTCAAAATGCCCTCGTTTATACGCCCAACTCATCAATTTTCAAAAACAACTACGGGGCCTTCGTTATTGTTGAGAAAGTTGAGCATGGAAATGGGGAGGTAATACTAATATCAGATCCAGATTTATTCACGAACTCGCTCTTCAGGGAGAACGAGGAGTTCATAAAGAACCTTCTTGACTATGCAAGCGGGCCGTTTTACATAGATGAGGCCCATCACAGGGACTTCAACCCCTACTCCTCCGGAACGATAACAATAAGGAGGGCTGTGAACAAGGAGTTTGTCTTTTATTACATCCTTCTCGTTGCTGCAATAGCGTTTATAATCGAAAGCGGCCTCTGGTTGAGAGTCCTTGAGAAGATCTTTTCCCTTCTCCTAATCTTCGCAAGGGAAGAGAAAGAAAGCTTAGAGGAAATCATTAAAAGCCTGGAAAAAGATGGACTAAATAGGGAGTTGTTAATTAAGATCATCAATGAAATTAAAAATGGATCAAAGTTAGGTGGTAGTCATGGAAGGTAA